The following proteins are co-located in the Rhodothermaceae bacterium genome:
- a CDS encoding RecQ family ATP-dependent DNA helicase, with the protein MPSLKNPDTVRDIATGYLRDAVGNQEAEFHDGQWESIEQAVSGNRVLIVQRTGWGKTMVYTIATKLRRERGAGPSLMISPLLALMRNQELAADALGLNARRMTSDNFDSWGEIHKELKSDEVDLLMVTPERLANEGFFSRTLPMVKGGFGMLIIDEAHCISDWGHDFRPDYQRIRRVQEMIPEGAAIVATTATANDRVVEDVRRQLGEDIQVTRGSLIRRSLQLHNLKLTDPQTRLAWIAQAIPHLSGSGIIYVLTRKDADLVADWLKSRGIDAKAYYGDTGEREELEEALLKNELKVLVATIALGMGFDKPDLKFIIHYQRPGSVVHYYQQVGRAGRGIQDAYGFLMWGKEDERIADYFLDNAYPPQEEIDQVLGILEEADGGLTLPEIMLQVNLKKSRIEKVLKLASLESPSPVIKERGAWYATGEADGFQIPLDSIARLRQIREREQVQMREYMDHRGCLMAFLQRALDDQTATRCGRCRNCTNRADKSYRPKEELVREAEQFMGKREIRIRPNQNWPFSLLSNHPIHETSTIGSEYRAKWGIALCRAFEGSLSDQILNERRFAEQYSDEVVEAFVRVLKKKASKFRCVTYVPPHRDRQHVPILAGVVADRLGLRLVRTASRTGIGGQQSRQKNPIQRARNIADAFTVEKACKQPTILIDDIIVSGWTVTTLAALLRHDGCPAVLPAALVKQNLAE; encoded by the coding sequence ATGCCATCTCTAAAGAATCCGGATACCGTCAGGGATATTGCCACCGGTTATCTTCGTGATGCGGTCGGCAATCAGGAGGCCGAGTTTCACGACGGTCAGTGGGAAAGTATCGAACAGGCCGTAAGCGGGAATCGGGTCCTGATTGTGCAGCGTACGGGTTGGGGAAAAACGATGGTATACACGATTGCAACCAAGCTCAGACGGGAACGAGGGGCGGGCCCTTCACTTATGATTTCTCCCCTCTTGGCATTGATGCGTAACCAGGAACTGGCAGCAGACGCACTCGGATTGAATGCGCGAAGGATGACCTCGGATAATTTTGATTCCTGGGGTGAAATCCATAAAGAACTCAAGTCAGATGAGGTAGATCTGCTCATGGTTACACCTGAGCGGTTGGCAAATGAAGGATTTTTCTCAAGAACGCTCCCGATGGTGAAAGGTGGATTTGGGATGCTGATTATTGACGAAGCACATTGTATCTCTGATTGGGGGCATGATTTTCGGCCTGATTATCAGCGCATTCGCAGAGTTCAGGAAATGATTCCCGAGGGAGCTGCGATTGTTGCTACGACTGCGACGGCAAATGACCGGGTGGTTGAGGATGTCCGCAGGCAACTGGGGGAGGACATTCAGGTGACACGGGGGAGCCTGATCCGACGCAGTCTGCAACTTCATAATCTCAAATTAACAGATCCCCAGACAAGGCTGGCGTGGATTGCTCAGGCGATTCCGCATTTATCGGGAAGTGGGATCATTTATGTGCTCACACGCAAGGATGCGGATCTGGTTGCTGACTGGCTTAAATCCCGGGGGATTGATGCGAAAGCCTACTACGGAGATACGGGAGAGCGGGAAGAGTTGGAAGAGGCGCTCCTGAAGAACGAGCTGAAAGTTCTGGTCGCAACCATTGCTCTTGGAATGGGCTTTGACAAGCCGGACCTAAAGTTCATCATCCATTATCAGCGTCCGGGGTCAGTGGTGCATTATTACCAACAGGTGGGGCGGGCTGGTCGAGGTATTCAAGATGCGTACGGATTTTTGATGTGGGGGAAAGAAGACGAGCGAATTGCGGATTACTTTTTGGACAACGCCTATCCTCCTCAAGAAGAGATTGATCAGGTTCTTGGAATACTGGAAGAGGCCGATGGTGGACTGACTCTCCCCGAAATCATGTTACAGGTCAATCTCAAAAAAAGCAGGATTGAAAAAGTGCTCAAGCTTGCTTCACTCGAATCTCCTTCTCCTGTCATAAAGGAGCGGGGGGCATGGTATGCAACGGGAGAGGCAGATGGATTTCAGATCCCTCTGGATTCCATTGCCCGGTTGCGGCAAATTCGTGAGCGTGAGCAAGTACAGATGCGTGAGTACATGGACCACAGAGGATGCCTAATGGCATTTTTACAGCGTGCCCTAGATGACCAGACCGCAACGCGCTGTGGGCGATGCCGAAACTGTACGAACAGGGCAGACAAGTCATATCGACCTAAAGAAGAATTGGTTCGCGAAGCGGAACAGTTTATGGGTAAGCGCGAAATACGTATCCGTCCAAATCAGAACTGGCCATTTTCCCTTCTCTCAAATCATCCGATTCATGAGACGAGCACAATCGGGTCGGAGTACCGTGCGAAGTGGGGGATCGCTCTTTGTAGAGCTTTTGAAGGAAGTCTGAGTGATCAGATTCTAAACGAAAGGAGGTTTGCGGAGCAGTATTCTGATGAAGTTGTGGAGGCATTTGTTAGGGTGTTGAAGAAAAAGGCCTCGAAGTTTCGGTGTGTCACGTACGTGCCACCGCACAGGGATAGACAGCATGTGCCAATTCTGGCAGGAGTTGTTGCGGACCGACTTGGTTTGCGTTTGGTTCGCACGGCTTCAAGGACTGGTATAGGGGGACAGCAAAGCCGACAAAAAAATCCGATCCAGCGTGCTCGAAATATTGCAGATGCATTTACAGTGGAGAAGGCGTGTAAGCAGCCGACAATCCTGATTGATGATATAATTGTAAGTGGTTGGACAGTCACAACATTAGCAGCGCTTCTGCGCCATGACGGTTGCCCTGCGGTTTTGCCAGCTGCATTGGTCAAACAAAATTTGGCTGAATAA
- a CDS encoding zinc-dependent metalloprotease — MDKRDGFFPIYWNSASGEIYLEIPALEQEFIYVTSMPAGLGSNDIGLDRSQLGSTRLVRFERSGPKILLVMPNLRYRADSESEAERASVREAFAEAIIWGFKVEAEEAGRVLVNATDFVVRDANDVVRRLRGAQQGSFSLDKSRSAPVPSMLKAFPNNTEMEARITFTSTAPGRYVRDVAADPYSVTLSVRHSFVMLPDDGYTPRVFHPGAGYGSISYMDYAAPIGEDMRKRYIRRHRLIKQHSDSVMSDPVSPIIYYLDPGTPEPVRGALLDGARWWADAFEAAGFSNAFRIEMLPEDADPMDVRYNTIQWVHRATRGWSYGSSVTDPRTGEIIKGHVSLGSLRVRQDYLIAEGLLAPYGDSLSAEDPMLSMSLARIRQLSAHEVGHTLGLSHNFASSVNSRASVMDYPAPYAVLDENGEIELEAAYATGIGEWDKVAIAYGYAQPLPDDSEGALLDAILRRAWEDGLYYITDADARPTGAAHPLSNLWDNGDDMVRALRHEMAVREAAMARFGEEVIRTGQPLATMEEVLVPLYLRHRYQIEATAKLLGGVTYTYAMRGDQQALVEPVEGAVQEEALEVLLEVVSAEALRVPESMRLNLPPRPPGFPMHRELFQRHTGLTFDPYTPAAAVATMVFTQILNPERAARMAYQTDRDATLPDFHGVMELVSDVVWGVSVADDPYEAELQRVVQQVWIDELIGLASDREAAPAVRALVAERLREFAEWIPDSRVSQNDRETRYHRQMVLADIERYLFREYEPEERLVGTRIPPGSPIGSEARRQMQHAFLDATATDWCSH, encoded by the coding sequence ATGGATAAACGCGACGGATTTTTTCCGATATACTGGAATTCAGCCAGTGGAGAGATCTACCTGGAAATACCTGCCCTGGAGCAGGAATTTATTTATGTGACCTCGATGCCTGCGGGATTGGGGTCGAACGATATTGGACTGGATCGGAGCCAACTGGGCAGTACACGTCTGGTCCGCTTTGAGCGCAGCGGTCCCAAAATCCTATTGGTCATGCCGAATCTGCGCTATCGCGCCGATTCTGAATCAGAGGCAGAGCGTGCATCGGTACGTGAAGCCTTTGCCGAAGCGATTATCTGGGGGTTCAAGGTGGAAGCGGAGGAAGCCGGGAGAGTACTTGTGAATGCGACGGATTTCGTTGTTCGGGATGCGAACGACGTTGTTCGCAGACTTCGGGGTGCACAGCAGGGGAGCTTCAGCCTGGATAAGAGTCGCAGTGCTCCGGTTCCATCTATGCTCAAAGCATTTCCAAATAACACAGAGATGGAAGCGCGAATCACTTTTACATCCACAGCTCCCGGCCGTTATGTACGTGATGTGGCAGCGGACCCCTATTCGGTAACTTTGAGCGTGAGGCATTCATTTGTGATGCTGCCCGATGATGGGTACACACCGAGAGTTTTCCATCCCGGGGCCGGGTATGGTTCGATCAGTTACATGGATTATGCAGCACCGATCGGGGAGGACATGAGGAAGCGCTATATCCGGCGGCATCGCCTGATTAAACAGCACTCGGATTCAGTAATGAGTGATCCGGTATCTCCGATCATATATTACCTGGACCCGGGCACGCCAGAACCAGTCAGGGGAGCACTTCTAGATGGTGCTCGGTGGTGGGCAGATGCATTTGAGGCAGCAGGGTTTTCCAATGCTTTTCGCATTGAGATGCTCCCTGAGGACGCGGATCCCATGGATGTGCGATACAACACGATCCAGTGGGTTCACCGTGCGACCAGAGGCTGGAGTTACGGTTCGAGTGTGACAGATCCGCGTACCGGTGAAATCATCAAGGGGCATGTTTCACTTGGTTCACTCAGGGTGCGGCAGGATTATCTCATTGCCGAAGGGCTCTTGGCTCCTTATGGAGATTCCCTTTCAGCGGAGGATCCGATGCTATCTATGTCACTGGCACGGATCCGACAGTTATCTGCACATGAAGTCGGGCACACGTTGGGACTCAGTCATAATTTTGCCTCTTCGGTCAATAGCCGTGCATCTGTAATGGATTATCCTGCCCCGTATGCTGTACTGGATGAGAACGGAGAAATTGAATTGGAGGCAGCGTACGCGACTGGTATCGGTGAGTGGGACAAGGTTGCAATTGCTTATGGGTACGCGCAGCCACTGCCAGACGACAGTGAGGGGGCTTTACTGGACGCGATCCTACGGCGGGCATGGGAGGATGGACTATATTACATCACCGACGCGGATGCCCGCCCGACTGGTGCAGCACACCCGCTCTCTAATCTGTGGGATAACGGCGATGATATGGTTCGTGCCCTTCGCCATGAAATGGCGGTCCGCGAAGCTGCTATGGCACGTTTTGGGGAGGAGGTGATCCGTACAGGTCAGCCATTGGCGACCATGGAGGAAGTTCTGGTTCCGCTTTACCTGCGACATCGCTACCAGATAGAGGCGACCGCCAAATTACTCGGTGGCGTGACCTACACCTATGCGATGCGTGGGGATCAACAGGCATTGGTTGAGCCGGTTGAAGGTGCGGTTCAGGAAGAGGCACTGGAGGTGCTACTGGAGGTCGTTTCGGCTGAGGCTCTCCGGGTTCCAGAGAGTATGCGGCTGAATTTGCCGCCGCGCCCACCTGGATTCCCGATGCACCGGGAACTGTTTCAGCGGCATACGGGCTTGACGTTTGACCCTTATACTCCTGCTGCTGCAGTTGCTACCATGGTATTTACGCAAATTCTGAACCCCGAGCGTGCCGCTCGCATGGCCTATCAGACGGATCGGGATGCCACATTACCTGATTTCCACGGGGTAATGGAACTCGTCAGTGATGTGGTCTGGGGGGTGTCTGTAGCGGATGACCCGTACGAGGCTGAATTGCAGCGTGTAGTACAGCAGGTATGGATTGATGAGTTGATTGGACTGGCCAGTGACCGGGAGGCCGCTCCTGCGGTCAGAGCCTTGGTCGCAGAGCGATTGCGTGAGTTTGCAGAGTGGATTCCCGACAGCAGAGTCTCTCAGAATGATCGGGAAACCCGTTACCACCGTCAGATGGTGCTCGCCGATATTGAACGCTATCTCTTTAGAGAATATGAGCCGGAAGAGCGTCTAGTCGGCACCAGGATCCCCCCAGGGTCTCCAATCGGTTCTGAGGCACGTCGTCAGATGCAACATGCATTTCTTGATGCCACTGCCACTGACTGGTGTAGTCATTAA